A part of Geothrix oryzae genomic DNA contains:
- a CDS encoding DMT family protein, whose product MRTVLLLVLSNIFMTFAWYGHLKQHRDSPLWVAILVSWGIAFFEYCLMVPANRAGYGRFSLPQLKVIQEVVTLLVFAVFAVAWMRERLHLNHLWAGLCLVGAVFFTFRK is encoded by the coding sequence ATGCGGACCGTCTTGCTGCTCGTCCTCAGCAACATATTTATGACCTTCGCGTGGTACGGCCACCTGAAGCAGCACCGGGACAGCCCGCTCTGGGTGGCGATCCTGGTGAGCTGGGGCATCGCCTTCTTCGAGTACTGCCTGATGGTGCCCGCCAACCGCGCGGGTTACGGCCGTTTCAGCCTGCCTCAGCTGAAGGTGATCCAGGAGGTGGTGACCCTCCTCGTCTTCGCGGTGTTCGCGGTGGCGTGGATGCGGGAGCGCCTGCACCTCAACCACCTCTGGGCGGGGCTCTGCCTGGTGGGCGCGGTGTTTTTCACCTTCCGCAAATAG
- a CDS encoding DUF5777 family beta-barrel protein produces the protein MTRKIAPLLACSLLAGGALHAESSEYPLVVNLPSAERMQYWDIGVAFTHRFIQPVKDHGKDVYGLDGYTYAGLGFAFGIKPIPGLNAFIYRTADNKTFTFGLQQQVLDRERIRMAVRAERFDEVVKETVTPIGRVGVSGAVLQVPTEIFITDDIIFSIVPAYITKTTTTDTVLAVPPGATPNTTPNTGGVFNVGLGLRISFTEKFSFVSEYYPRPSKFSKAAPGGITDGTTYQRGFAAGVSYKTFKHRFTLVGTNVPGTTANQVLSGDYGGGPRPSSQWSIGFNVTRVF, from the coding sequence ATGACACGAAAGATCGCTCCCCTGCTCGCCTGCTCCCTCCTGGCCGGGGGAGCGCTCCACGCCGAGTCCTCCGAGTACCCGCTGGTGGTGAACCTGCCTTCGGCGGAGCGGATGCAGTACTGGGACATCGGCGTCGCCTTCACCCACCGGTTCATCCAGCCCGTGAAGGATCACGGGAAGGATGTCTACGGTCTGGATGGCTACACCTACGCGGGACTTGGCTTCGCCTTCGGCATCAAGCCGATCCCGGGGCTGAACGCCTTCATCTACCGTACGGCCGACAACAAGACCTTCACCTTCGGCCTGCAGCAGCAGGTGCTGGATCGTGAACGCATCCGCATGGCCGTCCGGGCCGAGCGCTTCGACGAGGTGGTGAAGGAGACCGTGACGCCCATCGGCCGAGTGGGCGTCTCCGGGGCCGTCCTCCAGGTGCCCACGGAGATCTTCATCACGGACGACATCATCTTCTCGATCGTGCCGGCCTACATCACGAAGACCACCACCACCGACACGGTCCTGGCGGTGCCGCCTGGGGCCACGCCCAACACCACGCCCAACACCGGCGGGGTGTTCAATGTGGGCCTGGGCCTGCGCATCAGCTTCACGGAGAAGTTCTCCTTCGTGAGCGAGTACTACCCCCGGCCGTCCAAGTTCTCCAAGGCCGCGCCCGGCGGCATCACCGACGGCACCACCTACCAGCGGGGCTTCGCCGCCGGCGTCTCCTACAAAACCTTCAAGCACCGCTTCACCCTGGTGGGCACCAATGTCCCCGGCACCACGGCGAACCAGGTCCTGAGCGGGGACTACGGCGGCGGCCCCCGGCCCTCGTCCCAGTGGTCCATCGGCTTCAATGTCACCCGCGTCTTCTGA
- a CDS encoding ATP-binding protein — MNRLEGPRPLLPIRRLLLTDLLILMAGVSALLLGLSWWSQQQALERQARARAETALVQLEEAVRNDLQASQSLGLVIREWWLQGVLDPTRPAEAARLITPLLAAQHGITSVNLARTDGHSLLLLRVGGAWSFRELDHAGTEARIRWHRLDSVGQLQSEPWTPMAYDPRSRPWYQAGALADAPIWTDPYAFYTTQDPGITYALPVRDAAGLRGVAALDFLLDDLTQRVWAAQPTSGSRCLIVDPQGQALILPREPAFEAKESRRQAFLKPLATLLPASHAVLALPASGTEGAHLFSSEGRPTMGLLRPFEGLPGIHWQLMLTVPIEDLLGPAHFRVLSMLGLALLGLGLAAWRIERIARRVVEPITELSALAEVLGQGQMPPPTTSHIQEIQSLDRALRQASESLADQARLQRQLEHSQRMETVGTLAGGIAHDVNNQLAAILGQLHLSRELLPEGHPVLNRILRAEEATKRCAQTTKALLSFSHQSRPELRPLDLNALVSETASILDRLLGGRIRLQLALEPELPPVSGDAVQLEQVLMNLAVNARDAMPTGGSLGLRTFLDEAGQVGLEVRDSGTGIPEELLPHIFEPFVTTKDLGKGTGLGLAMVFGIVKAHHGQVRAENAPTGGACFRVTLPQARMKGPHELSSSPSNPSVPRNSLVGCRILVVEDEVLLRDMLADALTLARAQVTAAPDGGVAWRAWQAGTFDLVLSDHRMPDCTGLELLERIRATGSAVPFILISGQGLEGMEAALAKVPRVRLLPKPFELPRLTALMAEMLAEQPVEPPNIPISVFPDPQHYLP; from the coding sequence GTGAACCGCCTCGAGGGGCCTCGCCCCCTGCTTCCCATTCGCCGCCTGCTGCTGACGGATCTGCTGATCCTCATGGCCGGCGTCTCGGCGCTTCTCCTCGGGCTGTCCTGGTGGAGCCAGCAGCAGGCTCTGGAGCGCCAGGCCCGGGCCCGGGCCGAAACCGCGCTGGTCCAGCTCGAGGAAGCCGTCAGGAACGACCTCCAGGCCTCCCAGTCCCTGGGGCTCGTGATCCGCGAGTGGTGGCTCCAGGGCGTGCTCGACCCGACCCGCCCGGCGGAGGCCGCCCGCCTGATCACGCCCCTGCTGGCTGCCCAGCACGGAATCACCAGCGTCAACCTGGCGCGGACCGATGGCCACTCCCTGCTCCTCCTCCGCGTCGGCGGGGCCTGGTCCTTCCGCGAGCTGGACCACGCGGGGACGGAGGCCCGGATCCGCTGGCACCGCCTGGACTCCGTCGGGCAGCTGCAGTCCGAGCCCTGGACGCCCATGGCCTACGATCCCCGGTCCCGCCCCTGGTACCAGGCGGGGGCCCTGGCCGACGCGCCGATCTGGACGGATCCCTACGCCTTCTACACCACCCAGGACCCCGGCATCACCTATGCGCTGCCCGTCCGGGACGCGGCGGGCCTACGGGGTGTGGCCGCGCTGGATTTCCTGCTGGACGATCTCACCCAGCGGGTCTGGGCGGCCCAACCCACCTCCGGAAGCCGCTGCCTGATCGTGGATCCCCAGGGGCAGGCCCTGATCCTTCCCCGAGAACCCGCTTTTGAGGCCAAGGAAAGCCGCCGCCAGGCCTTCCTCAAGCCCCTGGCCACGCTCCTCCCCGCGTCCCATGCGGTGTTGGCCCTGCCCGCCTCCGGGACCGAGGGGGCTCACCTGTTCTCATCCGAGGGACGCCCGACCATGGGCCTGCTCCGGCCCTTCGAGGGGCTCCCCGGCATCCATTGGCAGCTCATGCTGACCGTGCCCATCGAAGACCTGCTCGGACCGGCCCACTTCCGGGTGCTGAGCATGCTGGGGCTGGCCCTCCTGGGCCTGGGCCTGGCGGCTTGGCGCATCGAGCGCATCGCCCGGCGGGTGGTGGAGCCCATCACGGAGCTCAGCGCCCTGGCCGAGGTCCTGGGGCAGGGTCAGATGCCCCCGCCCACCACCTCCCATATCCAGGAGATCCAGAGCCTGGACCGAGCCCTCCGCCAGGCCAGCGAGAGCCTGGCCGATCAGGCCCGCTTGCAGCGGCAGCTGGAGCACAGCCAGCGCATGGAGACCGTGGGCACCCTCGCGGGGGGCATCGCCCACGATGTGAACAACCAGCTCGCGGCAATCCTGGGCCAGCTGCACCTCAGCCGGGAACTGCTTCCCGAGGGCCACCCCGTCCTGAACCGGATCCTCCGGGCCGAGGAAGCCACCAAGCGCTGCGCTCAGACCACCAAGGCCCTGCTCTCCTTCAGCCACCAGTCCCGGCCGGAGCTCCGCCCCCTGGATCTGAACGCGCTCGTCAGCGAGACGGCCAGCATCCTCGACCGCCTGCTGGGCGGACGCATCCGCCTCCAGCTCGCCCTCGAGCCGGAACTGCCTCCGGTCTCCGGCGATGCCGTCCAGCTGGAACAGGTCCTCATGAACCTGGCCGTGAACGCGCGCGACGCCATGCCCACGGGCGGAAGCCTCGGCCTGCGCACCTTCCTGGACGAAGCGGGCCAGGTCGGCCTGGAAGTCCGGGACTCGGGCACCGGCATCCCCGAAGAGCTCCTCCCGCACATCTTCGAGCCCTTCGTCACCACCAAGGACCTGGGCAAGGGCACGGGGCTGGGGCTGGCCATGGTCTTCGGCATCGTGAAGGCCCATCACGGGCAGGTTCGCGCCGAGAATGCGCCCACCGGGGGCGCCTGCTTCCGGGTCACCCTCCCCCAGGCCCGCATGAAGGGGCCGCACGAGCTCTCCTCCAGCCCCTCCAACCCCTCCGTGCCCCGCAACAGCCTGGTGGGCTGCCGGATCCTGGTGGTGGAGGACGAGGTCCTGCTGCGCGACATGCTGGCGGACGCCCTGACCCTGGCCCGGGCCCAGGTCACGGCCGCGCCCGATGGCGGCGTCGCCTGGCGGGCCTGGCAGGCGGGCACCTTCGATCTGGTGCTGAGCGATCACCGCATGCCGGACTGCACCGGTCTGGAGCTGCTGGAACGGATCCGAGCCACGGGTTCGGCCGTGCCCTTCATCCTCATCAGCGGTCAGGGACTGGAAGGCATGGAAGCGGCCCTGGCCAAGGTCCCCCGGGTCCGCCTCCTGCCCAAGCCCTTCGAGCTGCCCCGGCTCACGGCCCTCATGGCCGAGATGCTCGCGGAGCAGCCCGTCGAGCCGCCCAACATCCCCATCAGCGTTTTCCCGGACCCCCAGCACTACCTGCCGTGA
- a CDS encoding sensor histidine kinase gives MRRLVIALPCLWASVTGFALDPARPLATHASHIWRSEDGLLQDTATALLESRDGFLWIGTEAGLVRFDGATFDHYSRLNVPGFAHNEIHCLAEGPGGGLWIGTSEAGLYRFQDGAVQAFGAAEGLPDQPILRLLQDRSGTLWAAPQEGPLLRFDGARFRAVPSDAARLAIRAIVEDPNGTLWVGTAGSGLWRLQGGRLVLAALASTDITALGAGVEGEIWVGTRSQGLLTLTEGRLEAPAWAKGLPPRAISSLLVDRQGSLWVGLEQAGLFRRTPAGSLETATAPAGSRWTPLSLLEDSSGALWSGTEGRGLRVLYPVPFQTLPVVGADLEEPALMVCQDAQGTVWCLTGDQSLGEVRQGRVHRVGPGNPGGPITTIWPRRAGGLWVGTRNGELYERHEGQFRRVRRPEGPSSDAIVSLYEDPQNILWVATSRQGLLKLAPGAAPVMFPAVQGALAMTGGGSAPLYLASRTQGLGILESSTVRWLGRAEGLGSSGALSLHLDAEGFLWIGTPEGLRRYRDGAFQTFGERPGPLLLAIHGILEDGSHRMWLSTGQGVFRIPRAALIKSLNEAGSIPAVVFDHHDGMPSRETRNGPQPVAWLTREGDLYFPTSRGLARLDGRASSPPPPKTGPALRLHILKAESDETVLPDTIPIQVPPGTHRFEVYYTATSLTRADKVRFRYRLEGLEHIWNEVGDRRFSAYSNVPPGSYRFVLQAWRLDEDGPPQEQSVEVRIQPYLYQRPVFWVVCALGAGAFAWWLLRLRLQQLEAKSAVLGERNRMAREIHDHLAQGFTGVLLQIEAAEAKLARLQGDPEPVLTRLDHARKLAVASLQEARRSVMALRPHRPEGTSLLGALRVLSDRLLAGTEIQVELAQTGEPRPLGRRVEEELLRMAQEALTNALRHGKARWVRVVLQYEGRQVRLNIEDDGQGFDPSADAAGYGMRSIRESVRQLRGRIDIDSSPGLGTRITITLPTQRWHL, from the coding sequence TTGCGGCGTCTTGTCATCGCCCTGCCATGCCTCTGGGCCAGCGTCACGGGTTTCGCCCTGGATCCCGCCCGCCCCCTCGCCACGCATGCCAGCCATATCTGGCGCAGCGAGGATGGGCTCCTCCAGGACACGGCCACCGCCCTCCTCGAGTCCCGGGACGGCTTCCTGTGGATCGGCACGGAAGCAGGGCTGGTCCGCTTCGATGGCGCCACCTTCGATCACTACTCCCGCCTCAATGTGCCCGGGTTCGCGCACAACGAGATCCACTGCCTGGCGGAGGGGCCCGGCGGCGGCCTCTGGATCGGCACCTCGGAGGCGGGGCTCTACCGGTTCCAGGACGGCGCGGTCCAGGCCTTCGGCGCCGCCGAGGGCCTGCCCGACCAGCCCATCCTGCGCCTGCTTCAGGACCGCAGCGGCACGCTCTGGGCGGCGCCCCAGGAGGGGCCCCTGCTCCGGTTCGACGGCGCCCGGTTCCGGGCCGTGCCCTCGGATGCGGCCCGGCTGGCCATCCGCGCCATCGTCGAGGACCCGAACGGGACGCTCTGGGTGGGCACCGCAGGGTCGGGCCTGTGGCGTCTCCAGGGGGGGCGACTGGTCCTGGCCGCGCTGGCCTCCACGGACATCACGGCCCTCGGCGCGGGCGTCGAAGGGGAGATCTGGGTGGGCACCCGCTCCCAGGGCCTGCTGACGCTCACCGAAGGCCGGCTTGAAGCGCCGGCCTGGGCGAAGGGCCTGCCTCCCCGGGCCATCAGCTCCCTGCTGGTGGACCGGCAGGGCAGCCTGTGGGTCGGGCTCGAACAGGCCGGCCTCTTCCGCCGGACGCCGGCCGGGTCCCTGGAGACCGCCACCGCGCCCGCCGGCTCCCGCTGGACGCCCCTCTCCCTGCTCGAGGACAGCTCCGGCGCCCTCTGGTCCGGCACCGAAGGCCGCGGCCTGCGCGTGCTCTACCCCGTGCCTTTCCAGACGCTCCCCGTGGTCGGGGCGGATCTCGAAGAGCCCGCCCTCATGGTCTGCCAGGATGCCCAGGGCACCGTCTGGTGCCTCACCGGGGATCAGTCCCTGGGGGAAGTCCGCCAGGGGCGCGTCCATCGCGTGGGCCCGGGAAACCCCGGGGGTCCCATCACCACCATCTGGCCCCGCCGGGCCGGGGGACTGTGGGTGGGCACCCGCAACGGCGAGCTGTACGAGCGGCACGAAGGCCAGTTCCGGCGGGTCCGCCGACCGGAGGGCCCCTCGTCGGATGCCATCGTGTCGCTGTACGAGGATCCCCAGAACATCCTGTGGGTCGCCACCTCCCGCCAGGGCCTGCTCAAGCTCGCGCCAGGCGCCGCCCCTGTGATGTTCCCGGCCGTCCAGGGCGCCCTCGCCATGACGGGGGGCGGATCGGCCCCCTTGTACCTGGCGAGCCGCACGCAGGGGCTGGGCATTCTCGAATCCAGCACGGTGCGCTGGCTGGGCCGTGCGGAAGGACTGGGCTCAAGCGGGGCCCTGTCCCTGCACCTGGACGCCGAGGGGTTCCTCTGGATCGGAACCCCGGAGGGCCTGCGGCGCTACCGGGACGGCGCCTTCCAGACTTTCGGGGAACGCCCCGGCCCCCTGCTCCTGGCCATCCACGGCATCCTGGAGGATGGCTCGCACCGGATGTGGCTGAGCACCGGGCAGGGCGTCTTCCGGATCCCGCGCGCGGCCCTGATCAAGAGCCTCAATGAAGCGGGCTCCATTCCGGCCGTGGTCTTCGACCACCACGACGGCATGCCCTCCCGGGAGACCCGCAACGGCCCGCAACCCGTGGCCTGGCTCACCCGCGAAGGCGATCTGTACTTCCCCACCAGCCGGGGGCTCGCGCGGCTGGACGGCCGGGCTTCCTCCCCGCCCCCGCCCAAGACCGGACCCGCGCTGCGCCTCCACATCCTGAAGGCCGAAAGCGACGAGACGGTCCTGCCCGACACCATCCCCATCCAGGTCCCCCCGGGCACCCACCGGTTCGAGGTGTACTACACCGCCACCTCCCTCACGCGGGCGGACAAAGTCCGCTTCCGCTACCGCCTCGAGGGCCTGGAGCACATCTGGAACGAGGTGGGCGACCGCCGGTTCTCCGCCTATTCCAATGTGCCGCCGGGATCGTACCGGTTCGTCCTCCAGGCCTGGCGGCTCGACGAGGACGGCCCTCCGCAGGAGCAGTCCGTCGAGGTCCGCATCCAGCCCTACCTGTACCAGCGACCGGTCTTCTGGGTGGTGTGCGCGCTGGGCGCGGGGGCGTTCGCCTGGTGGCTCCTCCGCCTGCGTCTCCAGCAGCTGGAGGCGAAGTCGGCCGTGCTGGGCGAGCGCAACCGCATGGCCCGTGAGATCCACGATCACCTGGCCCAGGGCTTCACCGGCGTGCTGCTGCAGATCGAGGCCGCCGAAGCCAAGCTGGCCCGGCTGCAGGGCGACCCTGAGCCCGTGCTGACCCGCCTCGACCATGCCCGCAAGCTGGCCGTGGCCAGCCTGCAGGAAGCCCGCCGGTCCGTCATGGCCCTCCGTCCCCACCGGCCCGAGGGCACGAGCCTCCTGGGCGCCCTGCGCGTGCTGTCCGACCGGCTGCTGGCCGGCACGGAGATCCAGGTGGAGTTGGCCCAGACCGGCGAACCCCGCCCCCTGGGGCGGCGGGTGGAGGAAGAGCTGCTCCGCATGGCCCAGGAGGCGCTCACGAATGCCCTGCGCCACGGCAAGGCCCGCTGGGTGCGGGTGGTGCTGCAGTACGAAGGACGCCAGGTCCGCCTCAACATCGAGGATGATGGGCAGGGCTTCGACCCATCCGCCGATGCGGCGGGCTACGGCATGCGCAGCATCCGGGAAAGCGTTCGCCAGCTGCGGGGGCGCATCGACATCGACAGCAGTCCGGGGCTCGGCACCCGCATCACCATCACCCTTCCCACCCAAAGGTGGCACCTATGA
- a CDS encoding c-type cytochrome produces the protein MRRTILTALLLAGATLSAGDPAKDLPKFQGGDLQKYWTDACARCHGVNGNGRDNSGKPLPDAGFDFTDSRKANKKKDSDWVKVTLEGKDKMPAFKDKMSEADAQKMITEIVRKFAAKR, from the coding sequence ATGCGACGCACCATCCTCACCGCTCTGCTGCTTGCCGGAGCGACCCTGTCCGCCGGCGATCCGGCCAAGGACCTGCCGAAGTTCCAGGGTGGCGATCTCCAGAAGTACTGGACGGATGCCTGCGCCCGCTGCCACGGCGTGAACGGCAACGGCCGCGACAACAGCGGCAAGCCCCTGCCCGATGCGGGCTTCGACTTCACCGACAGCCGCAAGGCCAACAAGAAGAAGGACAGCGATTGGGTGAAGGTCACCCTCGAGGGCAAGGACAAGATGCCGGCCTTCAAGGACAAGATGTCGGAGGCCGACGCCCAGAAGATGATCACGGAGATCGTCCGCAAGTTCGCCGCCAAGCGCTGA
- a CDS encoding CxxxxCH/CxxCH domain c-type cytochrome produces the protein MGLLGGLAFAALLVLVGCGSGKGAAGVTQYYGNYHPAGWIGNHAGQAVAGVDACTKCHEISVLKVGSGVPTCMTTGCHHQTVSGWADPAVHGVRAKMAASPVTGGSLVSCQICHGKAFAGGGSANACVTCHGVSAPHPPKPWRTTGGTVFTHITTDPSNAAVCAQCHFAGSPSNPVGHPATPAPAGTQPGCYNATLCHGANAAPHPVPFLVGQTDSQLNGHMTVTAAAFAADCASCHAYSGTSPTASAPLCNACHQLADPTAAGTNAGTCLSCHAGTAGLPKGPGGTGFPSIAGAHAKHMALATALSCDTCHAGSGTGTTTHYTNANARIGAPASPASVSMDPIFMAKTGGNPSFNPSALTCSNVSCHGGQVTPGWQNGTLNSATQCTACHAVATSAGTATQFNDAFGRHSIGTHNATVPANAIACTTCHNMGNGSPGALAHFKYLNTGAVDGLSTGTPADQLPSGTIVFDPAIVTAPGTYTVTSATQGNGGCALTCHSHIHTVSFDTWTASGAPHPVPFLGNQVDTQNNGHLTATQATFAADCGTCHAVSGTSPVAGSPLCATCHTLADPTVAATGTGTCLSCHVGPSGIPAGPTGTAFPNIAGAHAKHMGLPTVLKCDTCHAGSGAGTTTHYNNANARVTTPAGPAPVSMDATFNAQSGGSAAFNPTALTCSASSCHGGQVTPNWRTGTIASTSQCSLCHAINGGTATSQFNDAVGRHAWGTHASAATLDCTLCHDMTSANTSGGAVNHFAELNTPAVSSTNKLPSGTVKFKLTNTTYPITGAATYTISATTPEGDGGCALTCHNQIHDAVNNHWNAPKGSGIAHPVPFLSTDVSSAGNHHQTLTLAQFNGECINCHDQSGTTTKSGPVCTVCHTLGSPVAAGMTAGTCLSCHVGASFTTQGPTGTAWPNLQGSHPKHLSLLTFTRTSPALPASMTASAYPDCAACHAGSVPGDPAQTHYSNANKRLASPITAGPASVAIDPAFNAKSGTAGTTASASAFTCSNVSCHGGQTTPGWQTGTLTVNATTYCIACHKVASTATQFNDATGRHNNPSQHNQTCDYCHVMTQATPGALNHFKYLDTTAVSGVSGTPSDQYPSDTVKFGGGATPATGALTYTVTSATQGRGGCALTCHGQSHTTAGNTWN, from the coding sequence ATGGGACTTCTGGGTGGCCTGGCCTTCGCCGCGCTCCTGGTCCTGGTGGGATGCGGGAGCGGCAAGGGGGCCGCCGGGGTCACCCAGTACTACGGGAACTACCACCCGGCCGGCTGGATCGGCAACCACGCCGGGCAGGCCGTGGCGGGAGTGGATGCCTGCACCAAGTGCCATGAGATCTCTGTGCTCAAGGTCGGCAGCGGGGTGCCCACCTGCATGACCACGGGCTGCCACCACCAGACCGTTTCCGGGTGGGCCGATCCGGCCGTCCATGGGGTGCGCGCCAAGATGGCCGCGAGCCCCGTGACGGGCGGAAGCCTCGTCTCCTGCCAGATCTGCCACGGGAAGGCGTTCGCCGGCGGAGGTTCCGCCAATGCCTGCGTCACCTGCCACGGCGTCAGCGCGCCGCATCCACCGAAGCCCTGGCGCACCACGGGCGGCACCGTCTTCACCCACATCACCACCGATCCGTCCAATGCCGCCGTCTGCGCGCAGTGCCATTTCGCCGGATCGCCCAGCAATCCCGTCGGGCATCCCGCCACGCCCGCACCCGCAGGCACCCAGCCCGGCTGCTACAACGCGACCCTCTGCCACGGCGCCAACGCCGCGCCGCACCCCGTTCCGTTCCTGGTGGGTCAGACCGACTCCCAGCTGAACGGACACATGACCGTCACGGCGGCGGCCTTCGCCGCGGACTGCGCCAGCTGCCATGCCTATTCGGGAACTTCGCCCACGGCCTCCGCGCCGCTCTGCAATGCCTGCCACCAGCTGGCGGACCCCACCGCGGCCGGCACCAACGCCGGAACCTGCCTCTCCTGCCACGCCGGCACGGCGGGCCTGCCCAAGGGACCCGGCGGCACGGGCTTCCCCAGCATCGCCGGGGCGCACGCCAAGCACATGGCCCTGGCCACCGCGCTGAGCTGCGACACCTGCCATGCGGGCAGCGGGACGGGAACCACCACCCACTACACGAATGCCAACGCGCGCATCGGCGCGCCGGCGAGCCCCGCCAGCGTCTCGATGGACCCGATCTTCATGGCCAAGACCGGGGGCAACCCGTCCTTCAATCCATCGGCCCTCACCTGCTCCAATGTGAGCTGCCACGGCGGCCAGGTCACGCCGGGCTGGCAGAACGGCACCCTCAATTCCGCCACCCAGTGCACGGCCTGCCATGCGGTGGCCACCAGCGCCGGGACGGCGACCCAGTTCAATGACGCCTTCGGTCGCCACAGCATCGGCACCCACAACGCCACGGTGCCTGCCAACGCCATCGCCTGCACCACCTGCCACAACATGGGGAACGGTTCGCCCGGAGCCCTGGCCCACTTCAAGTATCTCAACACGGGGGCCGTGGACGGTCTCTCCACCGGGACTCCGGCGGATCAGCTGCCCAGCGGCACCATCGTTTTCGACCCCGCCATCGTCACAGCCCCCGGGACCTACACCGTCACGAGCGCCACCCAGGGCAATGGCGGCTGCGCCCTCACCTGCCACAGCCACATCCACACGGTGTCGTTCGACACCTGGACCGCCAGCGGGGCACCCCACCCCGTGCCCTTCCTGGGCAACCAGGTCGATACGCAGAACAATGGCCATCTGACGGCCACCCAGGCCACCTTCGCGGCGGATTGCGGCACCTGCCACGCCGTGTCCGGCACCTCGCCCGTGGCGGGCAGCCCCCTCTGCGCCACCTGCCATACCCTGGCCGATCCCACCGTGGCCGCCACCGGGACGGGCACCTGCCTGTCCTGCCATGTGGGCCCCTCCGGGATTCCGGCCGGTCCCACCGGCACCGCCTTCCCCAACATCGCTGGCGCCCACGCCAAGCACATGGGGCTGCCCACCGTGCTGAAGTGCGACACCTGCCACGCCGGCAGCGGGGCGGGGACGACGACCCACTACAACAACGCCAACGCCCGCGTCACGACCCCGGCGGGGCCGGCCCCGGTGAGCATGGATGCCACCTTCAACGCGCAGAGCGGCGGATCGGCCGCCTTCAATCCCACCGCGCTCACCTGCTCTGCCTCGAGCTGTCACGGCGGTCAGGTGACGCCCAACTGGCGCACCGGCACCATCGCCTCCACCTCTCAGTGCTCGCTCTGCCACGCAATCAACGGCGGCACCGCGACCTCGCAGTTCAACGACGCCGTCGGGCGCCATGCCTGGGGCACGCACGCCAGCGCCGCCACCCTGGACTGCACCCTCTGCCATGACATGACCTCCGCCAACACCAGCGGCGGGGCGGTCAACCACTTCGCCGAACTCAACACCCCCGCCGTCAGCAGCACGAACAAGCTGCCCAGCGGCACCGTCAAGTTCAAGCTCACCAACACCACCTACCCCATCACCGGGGCCGCGACCTACACGATCAGCGCCACGACTCCCGAAGGGGACGGCGGCTGCGCCCTCACCTGCCACAACCAGATCCACGACGCGGTCAACAACCACTGGAACGCCCCCAAGGGCTCCGGGATCGCACACCCCGTGCCCTTCCTGAGTACGGATGTGAGCAGCGCGGGCAACCACCACCAGACCCTGACGCTCGCCCAGTTCAACGGCGAGTGCATCAACTGCCACGATCAGAGCGGGACCACCACCAAGAGCGGGCCCGTGTGCACGGTTTGCCACACCCTCGGTTCCCCCGTGGCCGCGGGCATGACGGCGGGAACCTGCCTCTCCTGCCATGTGGGCGCCAGCTTCACTACCCAGGGCCCCACCGGCACCGCCTGGCCGAACCTGCAGGGCTCCCACCCCAAGCACCTGTCCCTGCTCACCTTCACCCGCACCTCGCCGGCCCTGCCCGCGTCGATGACGGCCTCGGCCTACCCGGATTGCGCCGCCTGCCACGCGGGCTCCGTGCCCGGGGATCCGGCCCAGACGCACTACAGCAATGCCAACAAGCGCCTGGCTTCGCCGATCACGGCCGGCCCCGCCTCAGTGGCGATCGATCCGGCGTTCAATGCGAAGAGCGGAACCGCCGGCACCACCGCCAGCGCCTCGGCCTTCACCTGCTCCAATGTGAGCTGCCACGGCGGCCAGACCACGCCCGGATGGCAGACCGGCACCCTGACCGTGAACGCCACCACCTACTGCATCGCCTGCCACAAGGTGGCTTCCACGGCCACGCAGTTCAACGACGCCACGGGCCGCCACAACAATCCGAGCCAGCACAACCAGACCTGCGACTACTGCCATGTCATGACGCAGGCCACGCCCGGGGCCCTGAACCACTTCAAGTACCTCGACACCACGGCCGTCAGCGGCGTCAGCGGTACGCCTTCCGATCAGTACCCCAGCGACACCGTGAAGTTCGGCGGCGGCGCCACCCCGGCCACGGGTGCGCTCACCTACACCGTCACCTCGGCCACGCAGGGCCGCGGCGGCTGCGCCCTCACCTGCCACGGGCAGTCGCACACCACGGCGGGCAACACCTGGAACTGA
- a CDS encoding response regulator, which produces MTATPITLLIVDDHPVVRDGLVAILHQGEPDLEVVGEAGDGREAVTAWRTLKPTVTIMDLQLPGQSGVEAIIAIRREDPEARVLVLTTFDGDADIQRALEAGARGYLLKSVRRTTLIEAVRAVASGQRYLPPATAARLVEAMEAERLTPRELDVLRLLALGQRNREIAENLGLAEPTVKIHVNNLLRKLQVKDRTEAAVVALRRGLIHLEP; this is translated from the coding sequence ATGACCGCGACCCCCATCACGCTGCTCATCGTGGATGACCACCCCGTCGTGCGCGATGGGCTCGTCGCCATCCTCCACCAGGGGGAACCCGATCTGGAAGTGGTCGGCGAGGCCGGGGACGGCCGCGAGGCCGTGACGGCCTGGCGCACCTTGAAGCCCACGGTCACCATCATGGACCTGCAGCTGCCGGGCCAGTCGGGCGTGGAGGCCATCATCGCCATCCGGCGCGAAGATCCCGAGGCCCGGGTACTGGTGCTCACCACCTTCGACGGGGATGCGGACATCCAGCGCGCCCTCGAGGCCGGGGCCCGGGGCTACCTGCTGAAGAGCGTCCGGCGCACCACCCTCATCGAGGCCGTGCGGGCCGTGGCGTCGGGACAGCGCTACCTGCCGCCCGCCACCGCCGCCCGGCTGGTGGAGGCCATGGAAGCCGAGCGCCTGACGCCGCGGGAGCTCGATGTGCTGCGCCTCCTGGCCCTGGGACAGCGGAACCGGGAAATCGCGGAGAACCTGGGGCTGGCCGAGCCCACCGTGAAGATCCATGTGAACAACCTGCTCCGCAAGCTCCAGGTGAAGGACCGCACCGAAGCCGCCGTGGTGGCCCTCCGGCGCGGCCTCATCCACCTGGAACCCTGA